A single Xenopus laevis strain J_2021 chromosome 3S, Xenopus_laevis_v10.1, whole genome shotgun sequence DNA region contains:
- the LOC108703432 gene encoding olfactory receptor 6P1 produces the protein MPRAVPLDIEKKREVIPVKTIERSIECLLLTVMSYDRYLAICNPLHYGSIMNVKLCLSMSLWSWGLAFIVALVLDLLISHLQFCGPFIIDHYFCDFAPLLELSCSDITVVQLTDVIFTVPFILTPFCFIIFTYISIVLAILRISSSTGRHKAFSTCSSHLIVVCTYFGSLITLYMVPSKGHGFNMNKILSLLYTVGTPFFNPVIYSLRNTYSFDMSHNALPRKINIYSIVF, from the exons ATGCCAAGAGCTGTACCTCTGGAtattgaaaagaaaagagaagtgATTCCCGTGAAAACAATTGAAAGAT CCATAGAGTGTCTTCTCCTCACTGTCATGTCCTATGACCGCTATCTGGCCATTTGCAATCCACTTCATTATGGGTCTATTATGAATGTCAAGCTTTGTCTGTCCATGAGCCTTTGGTCTTGGGGTTTAGCATTTATTGTTGCTTTAGTTTTAGATCTTTTAATAAGTCACTTGCAGTTCTGTggcccatttataatagaccatTATTTTTGTGACTTTGCTCCTCTTCTTGAGCTTTCTTGCTCAGACATCACAGTTGTGCAACTAACAGATGTTATTTTTACCGTACCTTTCATTCTTACTCCTTTTTGCTTTATAATATTTACTTACATTTCCATTGTGCTTGCCATTCTCAGAATCTCTTCTTCCACTGGAAGACACAAAGCCTTCTCCACTTGCAGCTCCCATTTAATTGTTGTGTGCACATACTTTGGATCTCTGATAACCCTTTATATGGTACCATCCAAAGGACATGGATTTAATATGAATAAGATCCTGTCTCTTCTATATACAGTTGGGACACCATTTTTCAATCCTGTTATATACAGCCTGAGAAACA CATATAGCTTTGACATGTCACACAATGCTTTACCAAGAAAgatcaacatatacagtatagtgtttTGA